TACGCCATTTTCAGCGTCTGATCGGACAAAAAATAATTTAGCGGCGACATGACGGTTCCTTCGGAGGATAAGTGGAGCCTATCGGCATTGAAAGTTTCTTTCTCAGCGATTTGCTGATTCGCGGCGTTCACCAAGAGACGGGTGAATCGTTGGGCAAAGTTTCAGATTTGATACTTGACCTTGATAGGTCCACTCCTGAAGTGGTCGGTCTTATATATCGACGGAAGTTCTCTACGCTACGTTTCTTTTTGGCTTGGGATAACGTTGTAGAACTCGGCGATTCGTCGATCATGGTGAAAAAGGACTCTGGGGCGCCAGTTCCGGTTGAACGGAAAGTTATGGGACAGACTGAGGTTTTGCTCCGGGATTTCCTTTTGGACAAACAGATTGTCGATGTACATGGCGCCAAAGTTGAGAGGGTCAATGATCTTTACTTCGTTCGGTCGGACGGCAAGTTGTTGCTTGTGCAGGTCGACGTTGGCCTGAGAGGACTTCTGCGCAGAATAGGTTTCGAGGATTCGGTCGTCCGTTTCAGTAAATGGTTTTTCGACTATGACCTCAAACATCGATTTATAGCGTGGAACTACGTTGAGCCTCTAGCTTATCCTGATCGCCTCAAACTTCAGGTTCCTCAAAGCCGCTTGTCAGAACTGCACCCCGCGGATCTAGCGGACATTCTCGAAGACATGGACGTGCATGAAAGATCAGCCCTAGCTGAGACTTTAGATGAAGAGGTTCTAGCCGAAGCCATCGAAGAAATGGACCCGAAGATTCAGGTTTCCATCATGCGGCAACTTGAACCTGATAGAGCCGCTGATATTATGGAGGAAATGTCTCCTGATGAAGCGGCGGACCTCATAGCTGACCTGCCTCATGAAACGGCCTCAGGAATCTTGAGGGAGATGGATGATGAGTATGAGGAAAAACTTATAGGCCTTCTGGCGCATGAGGAAGATGAAGCCGGCGGACTTATGACGACACAATTCATGACCTTGCCGCCAGACCGGACTATCGTGGAGGCATTGGCTCACATAAGGCGGCATGCTAATGAAATGGATGTTGTTTATTACCTTTACATAGTCGATGACCAGGGCAAGCTTCTTGGGGTCACCAACCTGAAGGAATTGCTTTCAAATGAGATATTTACACCACTTGAACAGATCATGACCACTCGTGTAATTTCGGCGAAGATAGACGACGGTCCAAACGACCTAGCCGGATTGTTCGCAAAATATGGTTTTAGAGGCATCCCTGTCGTAGATGAAGAAAACAGAATGGCCGGCGTGGTAAGATTCAAGGCGTTGCTGGAAATTCTCGCTCCACATCTTGGTAAATGATATCCCTTGGGAATGTAACATTGTCGAATTCCGAAAAAACAGAAAATAAAGAAAGCAAGATTTTTCGTTCCAGGCTGATAAGACTGTGGGCCCTCATCGCTCTAATGGGACCGGGAATCATAACGTCCAATGTCGACAATGACGCAGGAGGAATAACCACATATTCTCTTGCCGGCGCCAATTATGGATTGAGCTTGCTGTGGTCGCTGATCCCCATCACCGCCGTTCTCATAATTGTTCAGGAAATGGGCGCAAGGATGGGAGTAGTTTCAGGTAAAGGACTCTCGGATCTAATCCGGGAACGGTTCGGCGCAAAGATTACCTTTTACCTGATGATATTGCTCGTCCTTACCAACATGGGAAACACTATTGCGGAGTTTGCCGGCATAGCGGCGTCTTTGGAAATATTTGGGATATCAAAATACCTGGCCATTCCGCTTGGGATCATGTTCTTGATGTGGCTAGCGGTTAAAGGGACATACAGATCCGTGGAGAAGGTGTTTCTCACCGCTTGTGTATTCTACGTCTCTTATGTGGCGGTCGGATTCATAATCAAGCCTGACTGGATGGAGGTCGTCGGCGCAATGAGCCATCCTACGATCCAGCTTGACACCAATTTCCTCTTGATGCTAACGGGCC
This Desulfomonilaceae bacterium DNA region includes the following protein-coding sequences:
- a CDS encoding CBS domain-containing protein, encoding MEPIGIESFFLSDLLIRGVHQETGESLGKVSDLILDLDRSTPEVVGLIYRRKFSTLRFFLAWDNVVELGDSSIMVKKDSGAPVPVERKVMGQTEVLLRDFLLDKQIVDVHGAKVERVNDLYFVRSDGKLLLVQVDVGLRGLLRRIGFEDSVVRFSKWFFDYDLKHRFIAWNYVEPLAYPDRLKLQVPQSRLSELHPADLADILEDMDVHERSALAETLDEEVLAEAIEEMDPKIQVSIMRQLEPDRAADIMEEMSPDEAADLIADLPHETASGILREMDDEYEEKLIGLLAHEEDEAGGLMTTQFMTLPPDRTIVEALAHIRRHANEMDVVYYLYIVDDQGKLLGVTNLKELLSNEIFTPLEQIMTTRVISAKIDDGPNDLAGLFAKYGFRGIPVVDEENRMAGVVRFKALLEILAPHLGK